From Oscillospiraceae bacterium:
GAACTGCAGGAATAGCGCAAACAGCGAATTCCTTATCGTATTCAACCTCTGAAAAATCGGGGTTTCTTACTATTTTCTTATCAAAAGCAGCATCCATTTGTTCAACAGCGGCATCAATTTCTTCAATGCTGTTACCGCCGATGAATACACCGTGATTTTCAAGGAAAATATAGGTGGGAAGCTTGCCGTGCTCTTTTTCATAGCTTTCCATTTTATCCTTTACATCTTTTGCAAGAATGTATCCGGGCATAATCTGACCGACTGTTATGGAATTGTTGGGGAAAAGCTGAGAAACTGCCTGAACATAGCTTTTTGAACAGGTAAGACCGTTTCCCTTTGAAGGATGTACGTGAAGAATAAAGGTAAAGGGTAAAACATTGTGAAGAAGAGCTTCAACGCTGGGGCGTTTGTTTTCCTCTCCGATGCAACGAGCCGCCATCATATCTCTCAGAACCTCAGCCTCACGGGTGTCGGGATCTGAAGAATAGGTGGAGCTGAATATATTATTCAAGCGTGCTCTGTCCATTTTAACAAAGCCGCTCTCGGTGATTTCCGCAAGGGAAACACCGGAGCCTTTAACATACATAACCTCGTTGTCCTTATAAGATGTGTTTCCGCCGCCTGCAAGAACATATGCAGGGTTGGAACCGTATCTGTTGGACATTTCTTTTAGTAATTGCAAACTCATTTTTAAAACTCCTTAGTTATCTTTTTAAAAGAACATCTTTTTCGTAATCTTTAACATCATCAAGCCAATCAAGACCTACGCCTGCATTATTCTTTTCGCAGTAATAATCCCATACAAGAGAGAAGGGCGTATTTCTGAATTCCTGAGTGTATGCAAGTCTTGAGCTGTTGTCGCCGTTTGCTTCAAGCTCCTTCATTTTTTCAACGGGCTGTAAAAGTGCGCTTAAAATAGCCTTCTTAGTATTTCTGAGGCCTGAAATCCAAGCAACAAGACGGTTGATTGAAGCATCGAAGAAGTCGGTTGCAATATAGGTTTTGTCAAGCTTGCCCATTCTTACAAGCTCTTCCATAATTGCTTTTGTTTCGTCATCGCAAGCAACAACGTGGTCGCTGTCCCAACGTACAGGACGGGAAACGTGAAGCAATACAGAATCGCAGAAAGCAAAAACGCTGCCCAATTTTGCAGAAACAACCTCTGTGGGATGATAGTGGCCTGTGTCAAGAGTTAAAATGATATGGTCAATATTCTTTTTAGCAACATAGCCCATACAAAATTCGTGAGAGCCTACAGTATAGCTTTCAAGACCGATACCGAAAACCTTTGACTCAATACCGTCAATAACGCCTTCAACATCTTTTGTAGCTTCAAAAATTTTATCGTAGCTGTCCTTAAGACGAAGTCTGGGAGAAAGAGTGTCAACAGGGAACTCTTTATCTCCGTCGGGAGTCCAGTGGTTTATAACGCAGGGCTTACCTGTTTTCTTATAGAAATATTCGCCTATCTTACGGCAACGGATACCGTGCTCAATCCAGAATGCGCGGATATCTTCATCTGCATTGGAAAGAGTTCCTTTGTCAGACTTGGGATGTGAGAAGTATGTGGGGTTAAAGTCAAGTCCTAAATCGTTCTTTACTGCCCAATCTACCCATTTGTCAAAGTGCTTAGGCTCGATTTCGTTTCTGTCAACAAAGGTGTCTGCTTCCTGATAGTTTGCGTGAATATTTATTTTTTTAGCGCCGGGAATATATTTCATAGCAAATTCAAGGTCACTTCTGAGCTCATCGCCGTTTCTTGCTTTTCCGGGATAGTTACCTGTTACCTGAATACCTCCGGAAAGACCTTCGTCTGCCTTTTTTTCTGTTCCTGATACGTCATCGCCCTGCCAACAATGAATTGACACAGGAGTTTTGTCAAGAATTTCAAGTGCCTTATCAACATCTATGCCGTATCTTGCGTAAATTTCTTTTGCGGCTTCATAGCCTTTTAGTGTTTTCATTTCTCTTCCTCCGTTTATTTGATATTATTAAATAATATTATTTTCTTCATAAAAAAGCATAATATTATATGTTTTTTCTTAAAATTGACTTAGGTGCCGCAGGAGCGTTCTTTGCAGGATGGTATTCGTGAACAACGTCCATAAGACAGGCAACACAGCCTAAAAAATTATTTTGAGCTACTATATTTGAAAGCATTGACATTTTATCTTCAAAGTCTTCGCTTGTGCCGTGTATCTTCAAAATAAATATTTTTTCATTTGACGTTTTTGAATGCATTTCATCGTCAAAGCTCAGTTCTTCAAACATTTTTTCACCGGGACGAAGACCAGTAAAGTCAATTTTTATATCCTTATAAGGTCTTAGACCTGAAAGTCTTATCATATTTTCTGCAAGAGTCAGAATTTTTATGGGACTGCCCATATCAAGCACGAAAATTTCTCCGCCTTCAGCCATAGCACCCGCCTGTAAAACAAGAGAAACAGCTTCGGGAATAGTCATAAAATAACGCTGTATATCAGGGTGGGTAACAGTTACGGGACCTCCTTTTTCGATTTGACTCATAAAGGTAGGAATAACGCTTCCGTTACTGCCCAAAACATTTCCGAAACGTACGGCAGAAAAATCTGTTATATCGGATTTTGAATTCATTTCCTGAATAACCATTTCGGCTATTCTCTTTGTACAGCCCATTACGTTTGTAGGATTAACAGCCTTGTCTGTGGAAATGAGAACAAATTTTGATACCTCATATTTTATAGCGGCTTCACAAAGCTTATACGTACCAAAAACGTTGTTTTTAATAGCTTCTACAGGGTTGATTTCCATAAGAGGAACGTGCTTGTGCGCTGCTGCGTGGAAAACAACGTTGGGACGGAAGGTAGAAAAAACATCTTCCAATCTGCCTACATCTCTTATAGAGCCTAAGAGCATTTTGAAATTTGCATTGGGAAAGCTTTGTTTAAGCTCTGCATCTAAATAGAAAAGACCGTTTTCGTTTACGTCCATTACATAAAGCTTAGCGCATTTATATTTCAGTACCTGACGGCAGATTTCAGAGCCTATAGAGCCCGCACCGCCTGTTACAAGAACGATTTTTCCGGTTATGTATTCTTTAACTATATTGTCCTCCATAACCGAAGGCTCTCTGCCAAGCAAATCTTCAATTCTGAGATTTTGGAAATTGGGCTTTCCGTAATTTTCACTGTATTCTTCAATGCTTAAAATTGTTTCCAAGGAGCAGTTGTTATCTGAACAAATTTCAAGAAGTGTAAAAAGAGTATCGCTGTCAAAGTCGTTTTTACGCACAATGACTTTTTCTACGTCTTTTTGAGAAACAGCCTGCTTAATACCTTCAATACCGTAGCCTGCAACAGGAAAAGTACCTATTGATTTTAATACTAAAGATTGTTTTTCGGAAGGGATAAGAATAATTTTATAATCTTTAAAATCTCCGCCTGAATATATGTTTTCAGCTAAAAGACGGATATTTTCGGGAGAGGCAAAAAGTACTATTTTTTTATAGCTTTTATTTTTCACTAAATTGGAAAAGGAAAAAAGTGTGTTAAATATTCTTTCTATAAAGCGTATAAGACTCATAAGGAAAAACTGAAGCATACATACCGTTATAACAAAGAAAATATTTATCTCTATTTTATTAACGGGCGAAACCCAATTAAAAATAAAGCTTAGTATATAGAGCAGGGTACAGGAAACAAGGCAGGAAAAGGAAAGGCGGATAAGCTCCACTATACCTGCGTTTTTCCAGCTTCTCTCATAACAGTCAAATAGAATATTTGAAACAAGCGAAATAACAGAGAGAGAAAGGAAACAAACTATTACATCCGTATAATTCATATCCCTGAAAAAGTCTAAACCAAGCTGTGTGACATAAGAAAAGAGTATGCTTATTCCGACAATTATAACATCGGCTGCCAAAAGTAAAGAAATTCTTAAAAAACGTTTCAAAACTCAAGCCCCTTTCCGAAAAAATCAGTTATTTTTTTTGGTAACGCTGTTTTTCATTCTAAGTCCGTGGTCAAGTATTCTTTTGCGTATTCTCAAGGATTTGGGAGTAACCTCTAAAAGCTCGTCTGATTCAAGAAATTCCAAGGATTCTTCAAGACTAAGAATTTGCGGAGGTATAAGTCTTAGTGCGTCGTCGCTTCCTGAGGCTCTTGTGTTGGTAATGTGCTTTTTCTTGCATACGTTTACCGATAGGTCTGTGCCCTTGGGGTTTGTACCTACAACCATTCCTGCGTAAACATTTACACCTGCACCG
This genomic window contains:
- a CDS encoding polysaccharide biosynthesis protein, yielding MNYTDVIVCFLSLSVISLVSNILFDCYERSWKNAGIVELIRLSFSCLVSCTLLYILSFIFNWVSPVNKIEINIFFVITVCMLQFFLMSLIRFIERIFNTLFSFSNLVKNKSYKKIVLFASPENIRLLAENIYSGGDFKDYKIILIPSEKQSLVLKSIGTFPVAGYGIEGIKQAVSQKDVEKVIVRKNDFDSDTLFTLLEICSDNNCSLETILSIEEYSENYGKPNFQNLRIEDLLGREPSVMEDNIVKEYITGKIVLVTGGAGSIGSEICRQVLKYKCAKLYVMDVNENGLFYLDAELKQSFPNANFKMLLGSIRDVGRLEDVFSTFRPNVVFHAAAHKHVPLMEINPVEAIKNNVFGTYKLCEAAIKYEVSKFVLISTDKAVNPTNVMGCTKRIAEMVIQEMNSKSDITDFSAVRFGNVLGSNGSVIPTFMSQIEKGGPVTVTHPDIQRYFMTIPEAVSLVLQAGAMAEGGEIFVLDMGSPIKILTLAENMIRLSGLRPYKDIKIDFTGLRPGEKMFEELSFDDEMHSKTSNEKIFILKIHGTSEDFEDKMSMLSNIVAQNNFLGCVACLMDVVHEYHPAKNAPAAPKSILRKNI
- a CDS encoding L-rhamnose isomerase, encoding MKTLKGYEAAKEIYARYGIDVDKALEILDKTPVSIHCWQGDDVSGTEKKADEGLSGGIQVTGNYPGKARNGDELRSDLEFAMKYIPGAKKINIHANYQEADTFVDRNEIEPKHFDKWVDWAVKNDLGLDFNPTYFSHPKSDKGTLSNADEDIRAFWIEHGIRCRKIGEYFYKKTGKPCVINHWTPDGDKEFPVDTLSPRLRLKDSYDKIFEATKDVEGVIDGIESKVFGIGLESYTVGSHEFCMGYVAKKNIDHIILTLDTGHYHPTEVVSAKLGSVFAFCDSVLLHVSRPVRWDSDHVVACDDETKAIMEELVRMGKLDKTYIATDFFDASINRLVAWISGLRNTKKAILSALLQPVEKMKELEANGDNSSRLAYTQEFRNTPFSLVWDYYCEKNNAGVGLDWLDDVKDYEKDVLLKR